The genomic DNA GTTTCCTTCACTGTGAAGAAAGGTCGTTTGCCACAAGGTACACAAGGTTCTTTGCAGgacataaataccctaaaggcaccagatcccattggATCTTTCAGCTGTAGAGAGGGCTGTGTGGGAATACATGCATTAAATAAATGCTTTAGTTAAGTAGAGATGGTATTCTTGAGGGCAGTGCAGTATCCACTCACAAAGGAGCCATTTTGCTAGTTTGGAGAACAGAAGTGCGGCACCAGGTGCAGAAACAAAGGCCGAAGTCTGTAGCGTTGCTTCATAAGTCCTAAGTCCCCAGTGGTCTTAAGGAGTTGCTACCAGGTTTGGGCTGGCAGAACCAACCAACCAGCATTCTTCAGGGCTGCTGCaactccttttctctttcagacTGATGTTATGGTGAAGTGTCGGAAGTATAGGTGCTGTCAGTCCCCATAGTTATACTCTAAAGCGAAGGCTAAATACGCAGCGTTGACCCAGATCATCAATCCAGTTCTACTAGTTTACATCTCTACCAGCAGCAGATTTTGTGTAAAGCTAATGGCTCTTAGTTGTTCATTCAAAACCAGACTATGACATATAACCCACCCCAGTATGCTCAGGTCCTCTTGTGGACATTTACTTCATTcaaccaggactaggttggcaactgtcagccagagaactttttcttcagctCCCCCTAGtctgtggaacaacctgccagaagagattcgacagctgaatatgctatctgaatttaaaagagcattaaagaccagtctcttccgcCAGGCTTATccatgatgaattttaaatgtggattgttttaatatgtgtctatattatttgtccttttaaatggaggtgtgttttaactgatctgttttaattgatgtggtgtatctgttaattgttgttgttccccactttgatccatggggagaaatATTATTTATCTATCCATGGGCAAGAAtcttctgacaggtcattccagTCTAGGGGCAGCggaagaaaatgtcctcttgctgacagttgccaacatagtcctattattattactattactcaAATTACTTTGCACTACAACAGGGACAGCTCAGAATAACTGTTGCTGGGGAaatccttcttccccttcttccttgctagttcctgtggagggaagcctGAAGCAGGTGCTAGCAGATGATGTCTCTGGAAATGAAAAAGCTTTGGTGCTCTGGACCTGCTATGCCACTGCATTTTGGGCCCCAATGCTCCCATTTGCCATCTGGGGAAAAAGGGAAAGCCCTGGCACCTTCCTCTCCCTGATCTTCCCCATCACCCCATCTCACCCAGGGCTTGCAGATAAGCCAGGCCAACGTCACAGGCACAGAGAACCCCCTCCTCCTGGTTTATTGTGAGCTCGGCTGTTGAAAGGTTTTGGTAACATTCGAGACAGAACACCGCAACAGCTGATTAACAACACCGCAAGGAAAAAAATTGACAACTCTACAATTTCCAACGTGTGTCTATATTACACCATAAATACATAGACAGGAGAAACTGGGTTAAGGtagggtgtgtgggtgtgtatgtgacAGAGCTTTCGAGGAGAGAATGCAGCTAGAGAATCTCCCAGAGACCTCATGGCTCTCCATGGATGCTCCCCAACACAGTGACACCCCACCTCCCTGCTCCCCAGCAAGATTTGGTGGATGGGTGGAGAGGGAGGGCATTGTTTGTAAGGTTTTTTTAACTCTTTAGAATAATTTACAATCTTCTTATTCACAATTATGTACAGTCCAAACCCGACCCAATAAACTCATGGAACAGAActgcatacaaaaataaaagctatacagaaatcaagaaagaaagaagttctctttcttaatttttttccttttttttcttcagttgaggcttcaagaaagaaaagtggggagAAAATACAAAGGAAATGGCTACAGTACTGTGTTCAGAAATGGCCATGTTCTCCCTGGGTTGGAGAAAGAGATAACCTTACATTGGCTTTCTTGGAAGGGATTGGCTAGGCAGGAAGAagggtggtggcagcggcagctTCAGATAGGCCACTATGGGGCCTTGCATACTTGCAGAGCAACTCCACTCCAGTGTTACCATGACTCTGAGCCAGTGATGCTCAGGTCCACTGTAATGGGTGGCGGTGGCTGCAGCACAATCCTCTTCCCCTGGCTTCCCTGTGGTCTGGCTACAATCACCCCCTACCAAGTTCTTGCTTGGAAAAGGTCCCGAAAAGCTGTGCAGTTGCCTCTCTGGACCTATGTGCTGGAGAGTCTGCCAGTCAAGCAGAAGCCAATGTaaagtggggtggtggtgggtggaaTGGAAACGTTGCAAAAAGAGGATTAGTTGGCTTTGGTGCAAAAGCTCAGCATCATTaatgggaatggcaaaggggctTCCCTCATTATTGCTTCACCTCGTGCATGGAGAGGGGAGGAATTAGGGCAGGCTTTGTAAAACAGAATGGGGGAGAGGCCTTAGCTTTGTCTTTTTTGCGCCTCACCTAGGAGAGAAGCTGTGCCCATGGCTATTTGTCCAGTCCACCACAGTTCCCCAGGTCAATAAACCCATCTCATCAAAACCCACTTAACTGTGAAACTGTTCCCGTCCTCCCgtgacaaacagacagacaaatgagGAGGTGAGTCCTTCTAggccaatggttcccaaactttggccctctgggtattttggacttcaactcccagaagccatagtaagcttggccaatagtcaggaattctgagattgtccaaaacatctggagaaccaaagtttgggagcaacTGCTCCAAGCATTGAGGGAGAGGAGGGTTGCCCAGAGACCTCATGAACATGCCAATCAGCCAAGGATGAGGCCATAGCCTCCGACCTATCCCAGTAAGACAGAGGTACCAGGTGAAGGAGATGCATTAATGCTCTTCTCCTGTGACTCCTAGGACTGGGTCCCCTAGCAATACTTGTCCATATGGGAACCCTCCCCTCAATGTCTTGACACTAAAGGAGAAAGTCCATTGAGGAACAGAACCAAGGGATTTCGGATCAAGAGATGATCCCTCCTCCCTATGCCAGGAGGGCAATTATAACGGTTACAGTAATAGCAAATGAAGCTCCACTAACTGATTAAGGCAAAGAATAGAAGCAGCCTGAAAAGATCTCCATCAAAACCCCACAGAGCAGGTTCTGGGGTGGTGGtgcaaaataatttctttccttcctgcatCCCACCCTGCTGTTCTCTGGTGAAGGTGCCGAGTTGCAGCAGGATGACAGGCAGGCTGGCTGGCCCTGCTTTGCTGGGTGGAGAAATGCTCCACAGCAGCAGACAGCTCAGGTGTGTTGCCAGAGATCAGAGCAGGGAGGGAGTGCTTAGGAAGACAGCATTTGGCCTGGAGACCTGGCAGGCAAGTCCAGGCACTCAGTTCTTCAGCTCCACACCAGCAAAGAGGCAAGTCAGATCCTCCTTTGCCTAGCCTCCTGTATTTGACCTCAAGCCAGGTCATTCTGACCTTCCTTTGCATTACTTGGACTTTAGATAGTTTGGCTCTCTCTCAAACTAGTCTGAGGGATTTAAATCAGCAATTGGCTTATGCCACAATAGTAGGCACTCCCCAGCCCCATTGCTAGCTGTCACAATTTCTAGAGAGAAGACAAAAACTGAGGTTGATCATCACCTCTGCAACAAAGGGCCTtagaacaaaggaaaaaaaaaccaccctcctACCCATTCCACCCACTGCAACTTCACAAATAAACAATCTATGTGTTCCAGCCACATTACATTGCATtacacacaaataaaaattcagctCCCCTTTGTATAGACTCTGCTTGTTTCAATCTCTTTTGAAGTACTCCTGTTTCGGGTGGCACATGCAAAttctgtgcatgtgtgaatgagTGAATACATATGCTTTTCCTAGTTGACTATGAAGAGCGAGAGGAAATTGATAGGCTACTACACTTTGGGAATTTATCAGGAAGCAAATCGGATGTTTCCAAGTATGGTGGAAAAATAAGGTAATTTGCAATGAGTGCTAAAACCTCTTTGATCCCCACTTGGGTTGGGAAGGCCAGAAAGCCACTCTtggtctttctctctcccccacttCATGTCTCCAAATTGACTCCTCTCAGGGAACACTTGGGCTCCCCAGCAGAGTGAGTCTGCCAGTTCTAATGATCCGAATCTGGTTGTATTGCcttggtgtgtctgtgtgcaaaATAATGAGCAGCGGAAGACTTATCAGCTATTTGAAACATTCAGATACAATGGTTTGCTTATCTGATTTCTTgttcccttttttgttttgtttcgtttaAAAGTAATGACTTCTTCCATTTGATCCTGGGAGAACTTTATGGCGTTAcagtcaaaaaaagaaagaaaaataaaaatcttcatgcctgtaaactattttttttaaaaaaaaccttcacaaaaaaagaacagaatagAGCAAAAAAAGCAAGGTCCTTTTTTCCTCATCAGTCTGTACTAAAATTAAGCCTGTATAGACTTGTGAAAATAATTTACTTCTAGGTTTAAAATTATTCAGCCTTTCccctattcctcctaatttttgaACACCCTGTTTTCCAGCTAGGAGGGTTGTACTATAATGGACAAAGGGAGGGTGGGTGATTGGGGTGGAAATGGCAAACGTGAGGTTCTCCAAGTGtggttggactccaactcccatcagccccagctagcACAGCTAGTGGTCaaaaatgatgggagttgtcacTTAACAACAATTGTAGGACCAAGACTTCACCACCTTTGAAATAAAGGCACAAATCAATGACTCAAACCAAGAGGCCATGTCTGGAGCCAGGGAGCCCATATGAACATAGGGATTTACACAGGTAACTAGCATCTGGATTCAAAGTCCAGCAGTATCTTTGCTTTACTACAAATGGCTTTAAAGTATCCACCTGATTTGCCTTTGCCAGCGCTGCAGATGTGCCTCACATCAACAGCACCATCCTCCTTCAGTCTCTGGCTTTACCAGttttttggggtttcttttttgttgttattgttgtttaaaagCAGAagttagtaaaataaaatagttttttttaaaaaaacccaagaacAACCACCCAAagaacaacaaagaaataaaccaaaagcaaaataaaggTACAATTACTTCTGGAGTGCTCAGACCGGTGGCTGCAGCGGAAGGCTGTTGCCCTCTGCTGGGGCCAACCTGGTTCTACAGTTGCTGTGTGTATTTTCCCCACTCCCCACcctgctttttttgttttctttttataaaaaatacaataaaaataaaaaatgattttttttgtttttttttatccctGCCCTCCCCTGTGAAAACTTTccatgtgtctttgtgtgtgtgtctctgtttcTGTCTGAGTGTACATATGTggtcttgcttttctttctccctctccactgTCCCTTCCCTACAGTCATGATGTGCCAGGAGACGTGTCATTCACTGTGTCATCCGTCAGTCTGTCCTGTACTTCTAGTGACTCATGCAGGTGTTCCTCAGCGGCTGTGTAGTAGCTGTTGTCCTCATCGCCGGGGCTACTGAAGTCCTTGTCAGACTGCTCTGAgtcctcgccctcctcctccaaGGTCAGTTCAAACTGGAATTTCTCCAGGCAGGCCTCATCGTCCTTCTCTGCATCCTCTGGAGGTGGGGAGGGACTCTGAGGGATCATGCTGTGGTACCAGTCCCTGTTGTCCTCGAGGGTGTCCAAAATGTCTTGTGCGTCGGGGTGGACCAAGTCTGCCCAAGTCTCCCACAGAGGGTGCACGATGTAGTCAATGAATCCCACCTGGAGCACAGTTGCAAGAGGGAAGAAGAGCGTTAGCAAGGAAAAGGACAGTGGGGTAGCTAGTTGCCACCCAAAAATTTGGTTCAAGAAGACACGGCCAAGTAAGGCAACCCTTGGCTCCAACAGAGACCAAGTCTTGTACATGTCTGTCTCGGAGACCTTCTGGAGTGGCCCTATCatgaagcagagagagaaagtcaCCTGCAGGTGGAAAAGATGAGAAGCAGCAGGAAGGCGCTGGAGGGTCTTTTAACCTATGTCTGTCCTGCTGCTATCTTCAGATGCAATGGAGGTTGCTCTCCCATAGCCAGGGCTGAGTCAACTGTCAGTTTAACTGGTTTTCGGACACAGAAGGGGAGTAAACACTCTTCTGCTCATCCCCTCATGCAGCATGTCTTGGGCCAATGACTTGTGAATTTTGTTCCTCCAGTAAGCATTTTCTTTTAAGCCTAAGGAAGTACCAGAAGATCGGAGAGTGGGGAGGACAAGCAGAGGTTGTTGGGGAATAAAACAATAAGTGGAAAGGGCAAAAAAAGATTGGGCTCCTTTGGAGGCTTAGCCTTGGTGTTGCAGGTGCTTCATGGATAAAGCCTCAAAATGACTGAATGCTGTTGCAAATGTTTCTTGCATTTGCGAGCCATGCCTATGGCACAAAAGGAATCTCAGCAATTGGCCTGTGATCTCTGAATCTCCCCCCTTGGAGGCACCCAAGTAAACATAccatcagagcttgaaaaagttcccATTCTTTGTCTACCAGAATGTCTAAACCATCATGACCGGCCAGGATAACTAGGAGGAATTCCTCGACCTACAGTCTCTACCcaaaaggaactgttacatgctCCCAGAGAAGAGCATCTCTGCCCGGCTTCACTTTTGGATCAGTAGACAGTAGAATTGGGCTGTTTCATGGATAGAAGATAGATAGCCTTCAGTGTTCTAGCAGGTGCTCTGTATTTAATAGCAAAATCATCCTACTTGAGCTACTGGCCTTGAGAAATTTAAGGggaggattatttatttatgggatttatatgcAATCCtactcccaaaataggattcaaggcagcttacaataatttaaaaggataaaactaaaacattaattacaaaagttaaaaaataataaactaataCTAATATAAAAAcgcaagttaaaaacagcatagttaaactcattttaaaaagtaaaaatcatTAAAGCAACACACGACATTACATAAGTAAAATTCACCCACCAAAGGCCTGCCCAAATAAAAATGTGTTCAGGTGCCAGTGAAAAGAGAGCAGCAAGGGGGCCGTCCTGACCTcccatggaagagagttccacagtctgggagaaAGCAGCTGGGCTTAATCTAAGGCATTCCAGAGATGGGGATAAAGGGGGCTCACACAGAAAGATAGCCTTTGCTGCTGCCCGTTGGAGTAGATACTACCAGACTTGGTGATCCATTGTGTCACACATTGTCTGGAAGCTGCTTCTGCTTAAACAGCAACAGCTTATAGTAAGAAAGAGGCTTTTTTGGCAGAGGGTGAGGGGACGGACAAATCCTTTATAACAATTGCTGCCAGTGAATTCTTTGTAGGGCAAAACCACTGCACTGCAGAAGACCCAATGCAGAAGACTAAAACATGCCATCATCTGTTCTGCTGCCATCAAGGGGACTGTCTGGTTGCCCATCTGCTTACAGGTCCTCCACTTCCTCCCACAGCCACCTTAGTAGGCCTTCCATTGGGGTGGgggctttctttttcctttgttagccagctgcacccatttccTACTACCTCTGCCACTAAAAGTCCCATGGCTTAGCACTGCTATGGGCCAAGCTGGGTGTGGgtgatggaagttgtaatccaacttCCATCTGAAGGGTCTCTAGGGCAGGGAAGACTGCCACACACCCTTACTACCCCCACTTTTCTGCCATTGCTCTGGGATAGATGAAATGTTGCTTTTCAAAGGTAAAATAGAACTTCACCGCATCGGTTGATTTGGGTCTGATGTGAGGCATCTGCCATCTCTGGATAGCAGTGGAATTGGAAGAGTAATCAGGGAGTAGGTGAGGAATGATCTCTTGGTAAGGAatgatctttttcttttcccctctttgaCAATGAAGCATGCTTTCACTCAGCCATCACACACCAACCTGGGATTTTTCTACAGAGGCAGTGTGCTTGTCACACATGGGGCTGATCTCCATGCCTCGTTCCCGTTCTTTGTCTCCCTGCCTGAAGAACTCCTCCATGATCCGGTCTGTCCATTGGCGATACAACTCTAGAGGCTTTGTGGGGTTGCTCAAATCTGCACAATGAACCATGTTCCGTAGGACCTGGTTAGGTTGGGGAGAAAAAGCAAGGCTGTTCCAAAGTGTCCTTCATGAATCACAAGTACTGTAAGGTTCTCAAAGCTGCAAGAACTTCCTGGAAAGAACTGTAGGCAGGACCAGCCCTCCCATTGCTCAGAGAGAGACTTCTGAAGAAGGTGTTGGAAGACAAGAAATCTGTGCTCCATCCAAGCTAGACAgaagtgttgaactacaactcatcTGCTAAAAAAATCAGCTTCCATATGGAAGTGAAGAGGTTGCCATCATGCAACAAAATGTAATGAGTCAATTCCAGCTATAAGGTATGTGTGGTAATGTTGGCTGCACATATTGTGAAAATATCTACATCTTCTATTACAGGTGAGAATAATGCATAAAAAATGGGAAGGCCTACAATGGGTAGAAATAACATGTGGACTGGAAGGCCTAGGATGGGTAGGAATAACACATGTGGAAATGACACATGCAGGTTGGGAGGCCCCAAATGTGACCCATCACACAGATAGACTTGTACTAGTTTGGGATGGATAATGGTAGAGGAGTATGAGGGGCAACTTTCACCTCTGTGCTCCTCTTCCCCAGGTAGCGCCACAACATTGTATTTCATCATGCTGGAAgtgaaactgcatcattttttgCCACTGTTTCagctgactcccccccccccctttagggaACTGGGGGGAATAAACTGCCACATTCACAGCCAGTATGTGTCTAATTCAGCTGGTTTTCAAGTCAAGACCATATGAAAATCTatgagaattaaaataaaatattaaggatGGGGGGTTTTAAGGCTCAATTTTATTTACCCTGTTCTAAAAATGCATGTCTAAAAATGGACAACCCTGAAACTCCAGAGAGCAAAACTGGTCATTTGAATGCTCAACTCTTTCCCCCTGCCCCAGACCCCTTTTCTGAGCATGAAATAGTCTTTTGGTTTAAAACTGAAAGTCACCTTctggtcacttccagttttgaaaagagtGGCTGAGTATGGCCCAAGTAAGTCTGGGTCTGTGTGTGGAAAACGGGACACATACAGCTCCCAGATCTTCTGCTGTCAGCCTGGTCATTCTAAGAGTTCATTTTCAGCATGGTTGCCTGGACCAAGTCCCAACAATACTTCTCTCCCTCCAGAGAATAGAGCCTTCATCTAAGTTTTCCTCACCTGTATTCTGTCAGTGTAGTTGTCCAGTAGCAGAACTCCAGAGCTGGTCACCTTTTTGGTCTCCACCATCGTCTTCAGGTCAGCCAAGAGGCTCATATGTTTGGACATGTCAGTGGCCAGGACCTGAAGAATAACAAGGAACAATATTAAGGAAAAAATGAGGCAATTCCTCCTTCTCAGTCCATGATGCTCCTCCTAGGTTGTGTTTCTCCCTTTATCCCAGGTGACTAAAATGTTTCTTTGACAAAATGTATCTATGGTATAAATTTCTTTCATCCATGGACTACATGAAAACCATAGGATGTCAGAGTACCACTCTTTAAGGCAAGGGTGGACCATGCATGCCCTCAGATGTTatgggactgcagttcccagcagccctagtcagcatagccagtggtgatggTGTTGCAGTCAAACTGTATCTGGAAGGCTACATTTTGGCCATTTCTGCTCTTAGAGGAGCTTATTCTGTCTGCAGAGGTATTCTACGTAGTTGCAGCccacaaaaggaacttttccaagatttAGTCCTTCATCAGGAAGCATCATCATGAAAAACTAGATGGCTAAATTTGTACTTCTAGTTTATCAAAATAAGGCCCAGGAAAGGAATCTCTGCCAAAGATTAAGGACAAATTAATTCCTTGGATGTCAGTATGGGGCTCACCATGTCAATGACCATCTTCCGCAAGGTCTGCCGCTGTCGCTTTGTCAGGTTCTGGAAAATGTCGCAGTTCTCCTCCTGCAGCAGCTTGAAACCCACAGCCAGGTGATGGTTCTCCAGTACAGACTCATCGTTGTACATCAGCGCCAGTTCTGAATCTGTCAGGTAGGAAGGTCCATGTTAGAAGGCTTTGTGGAGAACAGCATGAACAGAGAATGGGGGAAGCATTTGTTTTCTAAGGACAGAGTGGCAAGAGTTGGAAGATAACCAACCTGAATTTTCATCTATATGGTAACATTTGCTGTAGCTACTGGGAAATTACTTACACATTAGTGATTTTAAACATTCatactatttattttaaattactgttaaTATATCTGCTGTATACATTATCTGTTGCAGTTTCAAAGTGCTTCGAATAcagactgtattttattttattttttattattttgttatgctGTCTACCAAATTATAGTGGCTTGTAACTAAATGCAGTAAAGATTGGTTCTAGCCTTCCTATCAGAACAATAATCAGAT from Sceloporus undulatus isolate JIND9_A2432 ecotype Alabama chromosome 2, SceUnd_v1.1, whole genome shotgun sequence includes the following:
- the PDE4A gene encoding cAMP-specific 3',5'-cyclic phosphodiesterase 4A isoform X6, giving the protein MPLVDFFCETCAKPWLVGWWDQFKRMLNRELTHLSEMSRSGNQVSEYISNTFLDKQNDVEIPSPTQKEREKKKRQQPMCQISGVKKLMHSSSLTNSSIPRFGIKTDQEEQLSKELEYLNKWGLNIFRVAEYSNNRSLSCIIYTIFQERDLLKTFKIPVDTLVTYIMTLEDHYHADVAYHNSLHAADVTQSTHVLLSTPALDAVFTDLEILAAIFAAAIHDVDHPGVSNQFLINTNSELALMYNDESVLENHHLAVGFKLLQEENCDIFQNLTKRQRQTLRKMVIDMVLATDMSKHMSLLADLKTMVETKKVTSSGVLLLDNYTDRIQVLRNMVHCADLSNPTKPLELYRQWTDRIMEEFFRQGDKERERGMEISPMCDKHTASVEKSQVGFIDYIVHPLWETWADLVHPDAQDILDTLEDNRDWYHSMIPQSPSPPPEDAEKDDEACLEKFQFELTLEEEGEDSEQSDKDFSSPGDEDNSYYTAAEEHLHESLEVQDRLTDDTVNDTSPGTS